The window GAAATTAAACGACCGATCAATGATGAAATGAAACTTTTTGAACAGAAGTTTTATGAGTCAATGCAGAGTAAAGTAGCTTTATTAGATAAAGTAACCCGTTTTATTGTTACCACCAAAGGGAAGCAGATGCGTCCTATGTTTGTCTTTCTTTGTGCCAAGCTGACAGGAAATGTTACCGAAAAAACCTATCGTGGAGCCTCCATGATTGAGCTTATTCATACTGCTACTTTGGTGCATGATGATGTGGTGGATGAAAGTTTTAAACGTCGTAATTTCTTTTCTATTAATGCTTTATGGAAGAATAAGATTGCCGTTTTGGTAGGAGATTATCTGTTGTCAAAATCCGTATTATTATCTACAGACCATAAAGATTACGATTTATTGGGGGTGATTTCAAGAACGATCCGTGAAATGTCTGAAGGAGAGCTTCTTCAGTTAGAAAAAGCAAGAAAACTGGATATTACGGAAGATGTTTATTATGAAATTATTCGTCAGAAAACGGCTACTTTAATTGCTGCCTGTTGTGAGATAGGGGTGCTTTCCAATAATGCAGACGAAGCCCTTGCTAAGAAGATGATGGACTTCGGAACATTTACAGGAATGGCTTTCCAGATCAAAGATGATCTTTTTGATTATTTAAGTTCTAATGTCATTGGTAAGCCGGTTGGAATTGATATTAAAGAACAGAAAATGACGCTGCCTTTAATTCATACCCTTAAAATTGCCGGCGAAAAGGACAGAAAATACTATTTCGATACCATTAAGCGTTATAATAACAATCCAAAACGCGTAAAAGAACTGATAGAGTTCGTTAAAAATTCCGGTGGATTGGAATACGCTGTTACGGTAATGAAAGATTTCCAACAAAAGGCAAAAGATATCCTGAATGAATTCCCGGAATCTGAAGCAAGAAAGTCTTTACACATTATGCTGGATTATGTAATTGAGAGAAAATTTTAAATTAAATAATTTTCAGGGTTACAATAATAACGGCTAGAACTATACAAAATAAAGCAATTAAAAATAAATAATCCGCAATGCTCTCAAATGAGTATTCCCGCCTTTTATTTCCTGTTCTGATCGCAAGAAATGAAAAGAAACAGCTGCATGCAAAAAGAATACAGGCCAGTCCTGCAAATTCGTCTAAATATGTATTGTGGCTGATCTTAGCGATTTTTAATGAGGTGATAATAATCAACGAAAACCCTAAAAGATTGCTGGATGCATTCAGAATATGAGGTGATTTTTTTTCCATCTTTACAATTTTTTTCAAAATAAAGCACAATTTTTTTATTATCAAATTTTTAAAAAAGATTATTAAAAATTAAAATTAATTTAAAAAGTGTATATTAGCGGAATACTTGAAGAACAAAAACTTTTTTACTTAGCTATGCAAACAACCTATATTGAAACACAGCAAATATCCTTCCAGGACTTTAAAAATCAAATACTTGATGATTACAGGCTAGGAAGAGTTTCTCGTGAAATGTCTTATCTCGGAAGGAGAGAGGTACTTACTGGAAAAGCTAAATTTGGAATTTTTGGGGATGGAAAGGAACTTCCTCAGCTTGCAATGGCGAAAGTTTTCAGAAATGGAGACTTCCGTTCAGGGTATTACAGAGACCAGACTTTTGCATTGGCCATTAATGCCTTAACCGCAGAAAGTTTCTTTGCACAGATGTATGCTGATACAAGTGTAGAAAGAGAGCCGGCTTCAGCAGGAAGACAAATGAACGGGCACTTTGCTACAAGAAGTTTAAATGAAGACGGAAGCTGGAAAGATTTAACAGCACAGAAAAACATTTCTTCCGATATTTCTCCTACAGCAGGCCAGATGCCAAGATTATTAGGATTGGCTCAGGCTTCTACTATCTATAAAAATGTAAAATTTGACGGTTCTGAGAAGTTTTCAAGAGAAGGAAATGAGATTGCTTTCGGAACAATAGGTGATGCTTCTACAGCAGAAGGCCACTTCTGGGAAACATTGAATGCTGCTTGTGCACTTCAGGTTCCTATGATTGTATCGATCTGGGATGACGGATACGGAATTTCTGTTCCTACTAAAAACCAGAGAGCAAAAGCTGATATCAGTGAAATGCTAAGCGGTTTCCAAAGAAAAGAAGGAGAGAATCAAGGTTGTGAAATCATCCAGGTGAAAGCTTGGGATTATGCAGCATTATTGGATGCTTATGCGAAGGCAGAGCATTTTGCAAGAACAGAAAGTGTCCCTGTAGTAGTACACGTGGTAGATGTTACCCAGCCTCAAGGGCATTCTACATCAGGATCTCACGAAAGATATAAAAATGAAGCACGTTTAGCTTGGGAAGCTGAGTTTGATGGATTGGTGAAGTTCAAAGAGTGGATTCTGAACTATTCTATTGAAATTGATGGAAAAGAAGAAGTAATTGCTACTGCTGAAGAATTGGAAGCCATTGATGAAGAAGCTAAAAAAACAGCTAAGGCTGGACAAAAAACAGCTTGGGAAAACTATCAAAGAGCTATTAAAGAATTAATTCAGTCTATTGTTCCTTTAGTAGAAAATATTAAAGGTCAGAATGCTGAAGTAGAAACAGCGCTTACTCACTTCAATAAATTGGTTTCAAAAGCTAAGAAAGATGTCTTCCATTTGGCAAGAAAATCTTTATTGGCAACAAGAGGGACTCAGTCTGCAGAAAGAAGCCAATTGATGCAGAAGTACCATGAAGTATTTGAAATCGAAAAAGATAACTATTCTTCTCACTTGTACTCTCAGTCTGAATGGAAAGCTGAAAACATTCAGGAAATTAAACCTGTATATTCAGACAGCTCTGAAGATGTAGATGGAAGAGTAGTGATCAGAAATAACTTTGATAAAATCTTTGAAAAATATCCTGAAACATTAATCTTTGGAGAAGATACCGGAAATATCGGTGACGTAAACCAGGGATTGGAAGGAATGCAGGAGAAATACGGAGCACTACGTATCGCTGATACCGGAATCCGTGAAGCTACAATTCTTGGACAAGGAATTGGGATGGCGATGAGAGGGCTTAGACCTATCGCTGAAATCCAGTACCTAGACTACGTTCTTTACTGTCTACAGGGAATGAGTGATGATCTTGCTACAGTACATTACAGAACGAAAGGAGGTCAGAAAGCTCCATTAATCATCAGAACAAGAGGCCACAGATTAGAAGGTATCTGGCACTCAGGTTCTCCAATGGCGGGGATTCTTAACCTTTCAAAAGGTATTTTAGTATTGGTACCGAGAAGCCTTACGAAAGCAGCTGGATTCTATAACACCATGCTTCAGGCTGACGAACCTGCGATCATCGTAGAATGTCTGAACGGATACAGATTGAAAGAGAAGCAACCGGATAACTTAGGAGAATTCACAGTTCCTGTAGGTAAAATTGAAGTAACAAAAGAAGGAAAAGACGTTACTTTAGTCACTTACGGTTCTACATGGAGAATTGTGACAGAAGCAGCTAACGAGTTAGAAAAATTGGGAATTTCTGCAGAAGTAATTGATATCCAGTCATTAATTCCTTTCGATTTATCTCACGAAATTGCTGAAAGCGTTAAGAAGACAAATAGATTAGTTGTGATTGACGAAGACGTTGAGGGAGGAACTACAGGATTCATCTTACAGCAGATCTTAGAAAAGCAAAAAGCTTTCAGATACTTAGATTCAGATCCGCTAACGATCTCTGCTAACGATCACAGACCAGCGTATGCAAGTGATGGTGACTATTTCAGTAAGCCGTCTGCAGACGATATGGTAGAAAAGATCTACGCTATGTTTAACGAGACCAATCCTCAGAAATATCCAGCGATATTCTAATTAGGATTAAAGATAAATTATAAACCGCTTTCAGCTATTGAAAGCGGTTTTTTTATAGGGAATTATTCAATTTTGTTTTTGTAATTATAAAAATATGTGCATTTTTATAGTGAAAACGCTATCCATGAATTACATTAAAAGATTATTTCAATTATCAGTTTTATTTTTCAGTATTTTATTCTATTCTCAATCAGACAAACATGATGTTATCCGTGGGAATTTTACTTATATATTAAAAGCCAAACTCAATACTCAGACTCCAGATTATGTGCACGAAGAATTTTTCTCTTTATACATAGGTGAAAATCGTGCTTTTTTTGCGAGTACCCAATCTCTTAAAAAAGATACAGTGATGGCGAATTCTATTGTATCCACCAAAAATCCTGATGGAAGTATAGTCATGGGTTTCAAAAACGGTACATCACTACCAAAAACAAAATTTTCCTATACCATCATACAATCCAATGATAAAGTGCAATACTTTCAACAGGTCGGAATGTCAGTACTTACTTATAAAGAGCCTGTAATAGGGAATTGGAAGCTTATAGATGAAACAAAAATCATTAATACATTCAACTGTAAAAAAGCAACAATTACCTATAAGGGAAGAAATTGGACAGCCTGGTACGCGGCCGAAATTCCGTTACCTTATGGTCCCTATAAATTTAGTGGATTACCTGGTTTAATTATTAAAATAACAGATGATAAAAATGAGTATGATTTTGAACTTGTAAAATCTGTACCTACTTCTGAACTGGAAGGGAAGTTGATCAATATAAAGAAAACCCGATATACAGGAGCTATTGAGACTACTCAACCGAAATTTCAACAGGCACTAAAAGCCAATAATGAAAATATAGCAGCTGTGTTGGCAAGTTCCGGAACTACTATCTTAGGGGGGCCAGGAAAAGATCAATCAAAGGCAGAAAGAATTAGACCTGAACAGAAAGTATTTAAACCCTATAGAACTGGAATAGCTTATATCAGGTTAAATAACAGGCTGTCCTATGCAACAGCCCATTTAATATTAATTCTGTTCAGCCAAAGAAATCCTCAGTTTATTCAAAGTACTCATCAAAGTTATACTTGCAGTCAGTTCTACAAATTCTCTTTCTGTAAAATGCTGGAGTACCCTTTCCTTGATTTCCTGCTCATTATCATTGTTGTAAGTAATAGCTTCTGCCCAGCTCAAAACGAGCTTTTGTTTTACATCAAAGGCATTGGTATGTTTCCATCCAGGTAATTTGTTGATCACATCTTGTTCAATACCAAAATTAAGAAGTTCTTTGGCGTGATAACTACAGCAGTAAGCACATCCGTTAATTTGCGATACCCGTAGTTCTGCTAATGCAATCAGTTTTTCATCAATACCGGACTTTCTGATGCTGGTGTGGGCTTTATAAAGATTTCCAATGGTTTGTTTTGCAATTTCTTTGTAATTCATAGTGAAAATTATTTCTGCAAATTTGGGTCAGAAATAGTTGTAAAACGATATACTTACTTTTTCGTGCTATACTAACCTTTTTGAAAGTAGGTGATGAAAATACCAGGACTGGAATTTGTATATTTGAAGCAAGGAACACCAGAAATTACCATGAAAATTCTCCCTTATTTTTTTTTCGCACTGTTGCTGTCAGGATGTAAGGATCATACAAAACCTGTGGAAAAGCAACCTTCAGATTTTGAAGAACCGCTTCTAAACTCTGAGGAATTTCTGCGAAGCTATGTGAAAAATCCAAGTTTAAATGATAGAATGTGTAAAGATGATATTGAAAGGGCTAAGAAAGATTTGAAAAAATATAAAAATATTTATGTAACAACATCTTGTTTTGGCTGCAAAACACCTCCTTATGCAGATGAAAGAATAGAATATGCAACAAAGAATCATTTTAAAGTAATCAATAATGACTATAGCTGTGTTGTTATCGATGGGCAAATTCAGGGATGTTACAAAGCCTTGGTTGATTTAAAAATGGAGGAAATTCACGGAAAAGATTTTGGTAAGAAAATTGAACAGGCAGCTGAAGAATTGATGATTGAAAAGATTAAAACCGGAACAAAAATCTTAAGTGTTTATGACCTATCAGAAGAAGAGAAACCCAATTTGATACAAGAAAATAAGGTTACCAAGAAAGAGGATGTTCTGCTTGTTCAGACAGGGCTTCCTTTGCAATATGAGTTAGATACCTATCCTTTCATTGATCTCAGTTTTATTGTTGAAAAAGATGGAACTATCAGCAATTTAAAGAATGAAAACTGGGTAAGTGGTTTTAATAGGAATGAAAAGTACAAGAATGAACTGGAGAATCTTGCGAAAAACAAAATTTTGACCGATTATTCCAAATGGAGGCCAGGGAAATATAAAAACACGCTAACCAGAGTTGAAAATAATTTTAGAGTTTGTTTTAAGTAAGAGGTCAATAAAATTAGATTTTAGCAGCCTTTTTCTTTTCCTTAATCAATTCTATACAATCTTCCGAATAAGTTCCTTTCACCTGATATTTCGCTTCCCATTCTTCCAAAAGATACAAAATAGGCAATAATGCTAACCCTTTTTCAGTAAGAGAATATTCTACTCTTGGAGGCAGCTCTTTAAACTCTTCACGAATTACCAAACCATCAGTTTCCATTTCACGCAGCTGATCGGTCAATACCTTTCTGGAGATCACATTAATGCGTACTGCAAGCTCTCCAAAACGCAACTTTCGGTCTTTAATCACCAATACAATAATTGGTTTCCATTTGCTTCCCAAGGCGGCCATTGCCTTTCCTAAGGGACAGCTGTATTGCATTAATTCATTCTTTTTCATACGTTACTTTAATGTTACTAATGTAAGTTACTGCGAAGTTACCACTATTTTTTTAATAAAAGATACAAAAACAAACTATTATTAGTTACTTTGTGTAACAATTATAAAATGTTATTTTAAATATGAGCACATCATCATTATTTAAACCGTTTCAATACAAGAATCTACACCTTAAAAATAGAATTGTAATGGCTCCTATGACCAGAGCACAGTCTGATAATGGAGTTCCAACACAGAAAATAGCAGACTACTATGGAAGAAGAGCCGCTTCAGAAGTTGGATTGATCCTTTCAGAAGGAACAGTCATCAACAGACCTGCATCCAAAAACCTGCAGAATATTCCGGATTTTTATGGAACTGAAGCCTTAAACGGCTGGAAAAACGTAATTGATACCGTACATCAGAATGGCGGAAAAATGGGACCTCAGATCTGGCATGTTGGAGATACCAGAATGGCTGAAGATTATCCGTTATTGCCTATGGAAAAAGCTTCTACA of the Chryseobacterium capnotolerans genome contains:
- a CDS encoding GLPGLI family protein translates to MNYIKRLFQLSVLFFSILFYSQSDKHDVIRGNFTYILKAKLNTQTPDYVHEEFFSLYIGENRAFFASTQSLKKDTVMANSIVSTKNPDGSIVMGFKNGTSLPKTKFSYTIIQSNDKVQYFQQVGMSVLTYKEPVIGNWKLIDETKIINTFNCKKATITYKGRNWTAWYAAEIPLPYGPYKFSGLPGLIIKITDDKNEYDFELVKSVPTSELEGKLINIKKTRYTGAIETTQPKFQQALKANNENIAAVLASSGTTILGGPGKDQSKAERIRPEQKVFKPYRTGIAYIRLNNRLSYATAHLILILFSQRNPQFIQSTHQSYTCSQFYKFSFCKMLEYPFLDFLLIIIVVSNSFCPAQNELLFYIKGIGMFPSR
- a CDS encoding polyprenyl synthetase family protein; translated protein: MANTVEEIKRPINDEMKLFEQKFYESMQSKVALLDKVTRFIVTTKGKQMRPMFVFLCAKLTGNVTEKTYRGASMIELIHTATLVHDDVVDESFKRRNFFSINALWKNKIAVLVGDYLLSKSVLLSTDHKDYDLLGVISRTIREMSEGELLQLEKARKLDITEDVYYEIIRQKTATLIAACCEIGVLSNNADEALAKKMMDFGTFTGMAFQIKDDLFDYLSSNVIGKPVGIDIKEQKMTLPLIHTLKIAGEKDRKYYFDTIKRYNNNPKRVKELIEFVKNSGGLEYAVTVMKDFQQKAKDILNEFPESEARKSLHIMLDYVIERKF
- a CDS encoding winged helix-turn-helix transcriptional regulator — translated: MKKNELMQYSCPLGKAMAALGSKWKPIIVLVIKDRKLRFGELAVRINVISRKVLTDQLREMETDGLVIREEFKELPPRVEYSLTEKGLALLPILYLLEEWEAKYQVKGTYSEDCIELIKEKKKAAKI
- a CDS encoding alpha-ketoacid dehydrogenase subunit alpha/beta yields the protein MQTTYIETQQISFQDFKNQILDDYRLGRVSREMSYLGRREVLTGKAKFGIFGDGKELPQLAMAKVFRNGDFRSGYYRDQTFALAINALTAESFFAQMYADTSVEREPASAGRQMNGHFATRSLNEDGSWKDLTAQKNISSDISPTAGQMPRLLGLAQASTIYKNVKFDGSEKFSREGNEIAFGTIGDASTAEGHFWETLNAACALQVPMIVSIWDDGYGISVPTKNQRAKADISEMLSGFQRKEGENQGCEIIQVKAWDYAALLDAYAKAEHFARTESVPVVVHVVDVTQPQGHSTSGSHERYKNEARLAWEAEFDGLVKFKEWILNYSIEIDGKEEVIATAEELEAIDEEAKKTAKAGQKTAWENYQRAIKELIQSIVPLVENIKGQNAEVETALTHFNKLVSKAKKDVFHLARKSLLATRGTQSAERSQLMQKYHEVFEIEKDNYSSHLYSQSEWKAENIQEIKPVYSDSSEDVDGRVVIRNNFDKIFEKYPETLIFGEDTGNIGDVNQGLEGMQEKYGALRIADTGIREATILGQGIGMAMRGLRPIAEIQYLDYVLYCLQGMSDDLATVHYRTKGGQKAPLIIRTRGHRLEGIWHSGSPMAGILNLSKGILVLVPRSLTKAAGFYNTMLQADEPAIIVECLNGYRLKEKQPDNLGEFTVPVGKIEVTKEGKDVTLVTYGSTWRIVTEAANELEKLGISAEVIDIQSLIPFDLSHEIAESVKKTNRLVVIDEDVEGGTTGFILQQILEKQKAFRYLDSDPLTISANDHRPAYASDGDYFSKPSADDMVEKIYAMFNETNPQKYPAIF